A window from Bordetella petrii encodes these proteins:
- a CDS encoding ABC transporter permease, protein MSAISSSVQAAPAARPGRARVLLNYLKRDRLALAAAIFLALLVLAALLGPWLMGDAATKLGLRHRNLAPFNLDAGWLYVLGADTLGRPILPRLVVGASNTLGIAAAAVCTSMLVGGLLGLVAGYTESWYSHVIQRGADIIMSFPSLLLALIVLYTLGPSVTNLVIVLAITRMPVYLRTARAEVLELRERMFVSAARSMGASSARIVLRHIAPLVVPTLITISAIDFATVILAESALSFLGLGIQPPEFTWGAMVANGRGYLSTAWWIAFWPGLAIMLTTLSLNILSSWARTAADPQQRWRLQKLKKAAR, encoded by the coding sequence ATGTCTGCGATCTCCTCTTCTGTGCAAGCAGCGCCCGCGGCCCGGCCCGGGCGGGCCCGGGTGCTGCTCAACTACCTGAAGCGCGACCGGCTGGCGCTGGCCGCCGCCATTTTCCTGGCTCTGCTGGTGCTGGCCGCGCTGCTGGGCCCCTGGCTGATGGGCGATGCCGCCACCAAGCTGGGCCTGCGCCACCGCAACCTGGCGCCGTTCAACCTGGACGCCGGCTGGCTGTATGTGCTGGGCGCCGACACGCTGGGCCGGCCCATTCTGCCGCGCCTGGTGGTGGGCGCCAGCAATACCCTGGGCATCGCCGCGGCCGCGGTCTGCACCTCGATGCTGGTGGGCGGGCTGCTGGGGCTGGTGGCCGGCTATACCGAAAGCTGGTACAGCCATGTGATCCAGCGCGGCGCCGACATCATCATGAGCTTTCCGTCGCTGCTGCTGGCGCTGATCGTGCTGTACACGCTGGGGCCCAGCGTCACCAACCTGGTGATCGTGCTGGCCATCACCCGCATGCCGGTGTACCTGCGCACCGCGCGCGCCGAAGTGCTGGAACTGCGCGAGCGCATGTTCGTCAGCGCGGCGCGTTCGATGGGGGCGAGTTCGGCGCGCATCGTGCTGCGCCACATCGCGCCGCTGGTGGTGCCCACGCTGATCACCATTTCGGCCATCGACTTCGCCACCGTGATCCTGGCCGAATCGGCGCTGAGCTTCCTGGGCCTGGGCATCCAGCCGCCCGAGTTCACCTGGGGCGCGATGGTGGCCAACGGGCGCGGCTATCTTTCCACGGCCTGGTGGATCGCCTTCTGGCCCGGGCTGGCCATCATGCTGACCACGCTGTCGCTCAACATCCTGTCGAGCTGGGCCCGCACCGCGGCCGACCCGCAGCAGCGCTGGCGGCTGCAGAAACTGAAGAAGGCGGCGCGATGA
- a CDS encoding ABC transporter ATP-binding protein, which yields MNTQADKQPILRIDGLTVDFLSDDEPVRAVDNVSFHVHPGETLVILGESGSGKSVSTSTVMGLVDCPPGDIVQGSILFEGQDLARLDDEARRRINGCKIGMIFQDPLAYLNPVYTVGRQIAEVFQCHGAADARQARARAIELLARVGIREPELRVDFYPHQFSGGQRQRVMIAMAIALEPDVLIADEPTTALDVSVQAQILDLLRDLQRERGMALIMITHDLEVAASMADRVIVMKSGKIVEAGDAREVFTNPRHDYTRTLTAALPHGDQADVSNRRSGVVAQEPVLRVEHLVKEYRLMSGAFAGKRVLRAVDDVSFEVCRGETVGIVGESGSGKSSVARMLLRLFDATSGAAYYNGVDIFRMNERQMRKFRRKVQMVFQDPFGSMNPRMTVHDIISEPWAIHGDILARPRWRDRVAELLELVGMKPEHAPRYPHQFSGGQRQRIAIARALASEPELVVCDEAVSALDVSIQAQVIDLLADLRTRLGLSYVFITHDLPIVRHFADRIVVMQQGKIVEQGPTSAIFNQPGHAYTRSLLAATLQPKWLRADQTQAAPA from the coding sequence ATGAATACCCAAGCAGACAAGCAGCCCATTCTGCGCATCGACGGGCTGACGGTGGACTTCCTGTCCGACGACGAGCCGGTGCGCGCGGTGGACAACGTGTCTTTCCATGTGCATCCCGGCGAGACGCTGGTCATTCTGGGCGAAAGCGGCTCGGGCAAGAGCGTCAGCACCAGCACGGTGATGGGGCTGGTGGATTGCCCGCCCGGCGACATCGTTCAGGGCAGCATTCTGTTCGAAGGCCAGGACCTGGCCCGCCTGGACGACGAGGCGCGGCGCCGCATCAACGGCTGCAAGATCGGCATGATCTTCCAGGACCCGCTGGCCTACCTGAACCCGGTGTACACGGTGGGGCGGCAGATCGCCGAGGTTTTCCAGTGCCATGGCGCCGCCGACGCCAGGCAGGCCCGCGCGCGCGCCATCGAACTGCTGGCGCGCGTGGGCATACGCGAGCCCGAACTGCGCGTCGATTTCTATCCGCACCAGTTCTCGGGCGGGCAGCGCCAGCGCGTGATGATCGCCATGGCCATCGCGCTGGAACCCGATGTGCTGATCGCCGACGAACCCACCACGGCCCTGGATGTCAGCGTGCAGGCGCAGATTCTCGACCTGCTGCGCGACCTGCAGCGCGAGCGCGGCATGGCGCTGATCATGATCACCCATGACCTGGAGGTGGCCGCGTCGATGGCCGACCGCGTGATTGTCATGAAGTCGGGAAAAATCGTCGAAGCGGGCGACGCGCGCGAGGTCTTCACGAACCCCCGGCACGACTACACCCGCACGCTGACGGCCGCGCTGCCGCACGGCGACCAGGCCGATGTATCGAACCGCCGCTCGGGCGTGGTGGCCCAGGAGCCCGTGCTGCGCGTGGAGCACCTGGTCAAGGAATACCGGCTGATGTCCGGTGCCTTCGCCGGCAAGCGGGTGCTGCGCGCGGTGGACGACGTCAGCTTCGAGGTGTGCCGCGGCGAAACAGTGGGCATCGTGGGCGAATCGGGCTCGGGCAAATCCAGCGTGGCCCGCATGCTGCTCAGGCTGTTCGACGCGACCTCGGGCGCCGCGTATTACAACGGCGTGGACATTTTCCGGATGAACGAGCGGCAGATGCGGAAGTTCCGCCGCAAGGTGCAGATGGTGTTCCAGGACCCGTTCGGATCGATGAACCCGCGCATGACCGTGCACGACATCATCTCGGAGCCCTGGGCGATACATGGCGACATCCTGGCCAGGCCGCGCTGGCGCGACCGCGTGGCCGAACTGCTGGAACTGGTGGGCATGAAGCCGGAGCACGCGCCGCGCTATCCGCACCAGTTTTCGGGCGGCCAGCGGCAGCGCATCGCCATTGCCCGCGCGCTGGCCAGCGAGCCCGAACTGGTGGTGTGCGACGAGGCGGTGTCGGCGCTGGACGTGTCGATTCAGGCGCAGGTGATCGACCTGCTGGCTGACCTGCGCACGCGCCTGGGTCTGTCGTATGTGTTCATCACGCACGACCTGCCCATTGTGCGGCACTTCGCCGACCGCATCGTCGTGATGCAGCAGGGCAAGATCGTCGAGCAGGGGCCCACCTCGGCCATTTTCAACCAGCCCGGCCACGCGTACACCCGCAGCCTGCTGGCCGCCACGCTGCAGCCCAAGTGGCTGCGCGCCGACCAGACGCAGGCGGCGCCGGCATGA
- a CDS encoding Ldh family oxidoreductase, whose translation MTPDTEPTMPDARYAHEALIEFAQHCLLAMDVDPSIAAVVARRVVDADLYGHATHGLALLPRYLKEIDEGATQRRGEIRRVSEKGACLLWDAGMLPGHWVLHQAIQAALQRVPGQGMVSIAVRHSQHIGALQVYLPDLTEAGYLCLLWATDTKVRSVAPFGGLDAVLTSEPIAAGIPTRGTPILIDTTTSLTSNSFVKQVQARGERLPWPALLSAQGQVTDDPGALATDPPGTILPLGGMDHGYKGYAMAMLVGAMSLGLSGLGRLSGEKAQGFLLQVIDPDAFAGRDIFLDEMQALADATRAARPIDPARPVRVPGDAALARAARQRRDGVSLGADIPAALEPWTRRLGVPFPPALRG comes from the coding sequence ATGACGCCCGATACGGAACCCACCATGCCTGATGCCCGCTACGCCCACGAGGCGCTGATTGAATTTGCGCAGCACTGCCTGCTGGCCATGGACGTCGACCCCTCCATCGCCGCCGTGGTGGCGCGGCGGGTGGTGGATGCCGACCTGTACGGCCACGCCACGCACGGCCTGGCGCTGCTGCCGCGCTACCTGAAAGAGATCGACGAAGGCGCCACCCAGCGCCGCGGCGAGATCCGGCGCGTGTCGGAAAAGGGCGCCTGCCTGCTGTGGGATGCCGGCATGCTGCCGGGCCACTGGGTGCTGCACCAGGCCATCCAGGCGGCCTTGCAGCGCGTGCCCGGCCAGGGCATGGTCAGCATCGCCGTGCGCCACAGCCAGCACATCGGCGCCCTGCAGGTCTACCTGCCCGACCTGACCGAGGCCGGCTACTTGTGCCTGCTGTGGGCCACCGATACCAAGGTGCGCTCCGTGGCGCCGTTCGGCGGGCTGGACGCGGTGCTGACCAGCGAGCCCATCGCCGCCGGCATTCCCACGCGCGGCACGCCCATCCTGATCGACACCACCACGTCGCTGACCAGCAACAGCTTCGTCAAGCAGGTGCAGGCGCGCGGCGAGCGGCTGCCCTGGCCGGCGCTGCTGAGCGCGCAGGGGCAGGTGACCGATGATCCGGGCGCCCTGGCGACCGATCCGCCGGGCACCATCCTGCCGCTGGGCGGCATGGATCATGGCTACAAGGGCTATGCCATGGCGATGCTGGTGGGCGCGATGTCGCTGGGCCTGTCCGGGCTGGGGCGCCTGTCGGGCGAGAAGGCCCAGGGTTTCCTGCTGCAGGTGATCGACCCGGACGCATTCGCGGGCCGCGACATCTTCCTGGACGAGATGCAGGCCCTGGCCGACGCCACGCGCGCAGCGCGCCCCATCGACCCGGCCCGGCCGGTGCGCGTGCCGGGCGACGCGGCGCTGGCCCGCGCCGCGCGCCAGCGCCGCGACGGGGTGAGCCTGGGCGCCGACATCCCGGCCGCGCTCGAGCCCTGGACCCGGCGGCTGGGCGTGCCGTTTCCGCCGGCGCTGCGGGGCTGA
- a CDS encoding 2-hydroxyacid dehydrogenase translates to MTDIVFHGQNAATYLADFRAALESEACIRVLPDRLEAPGDIQAYRQADVIVGNRLDASMPRPERARLYQVCAAGYDRIDLAALPARTAVCNCYGHGPAIAEYVMAAILSRRVPLADAHARLARGDWHYRSGMPGALHGEIGSATLGLLGHGHIGQAIARRAKAFGMRVLAANRSPVPVSNEVDAWFGLDSLGDFYRQSDYIVVSLPLLPATEGLVDAAAFAQMREHAMLINVGRGPVVDEQALYDALLRKRIGAAAIDTWYQYPARPDEAAAPSRLPFARLDNVIMTPHMSAWTDGTIARRARAMAANVDACVAGRKLAHQVRGAEPR, encoded by the coding sequence ATGACCGATATTGTTTTCCACGGCCAGAATGCCGCGACGTACCTTGCGGATTTCCGCGCCGCGCTGGAATCGGAAGCCTGCATCCGGGTGCTGCCCGACAGGCTGGAGGCGCCCGGCGATATCCAGGCCTATCGGCAGGCCGATGTGATTGTCGGCAACCGCCTGGATGCTTCCATGCCCCGGCCGGAGCGCGCCAGGCTGTACCAGGTGTGCGCGGCCGGCTACGACCGCATCGACCTGGCGGCGCTGCCGGCGCGCACGGCGGTGTGCAACTGCTACGGCCACGGCCCGGCGATTGCCGAGTACGTCATGGCCGCGATCCTGAGCCGGCGCGTGCCGCTGGCGGACGCCCATGCCCGCCTGGCCCGCGGCGACTGGCATTACCGTTCGGGCATGCCCGGCGCTCTGCATGGCGAGATCGGCTCGGCCACGCTGGGGCTGCTGGGGCATGGCCACATCGGCCAGGCCATCGCGCGGCGCGCCAAAGCGTTCGGCATGCGGGTGCTGGCCGCCAACCGCAGCCCGGTGCCGGTATCGAACGAGGTGGATGCCTGGTTCGGACTGGACTCCCTGGGCGATTTCTACCGGCAGTCGGACTACATCGTGGTCTCGCTGCCGCTGCTGCCGGCCACCGAGGGCCTGGTGGATGCCGCGGCTTTCGCGCAGATGCGCGAGCACGCCATGCTGATCAACGTGGGGCGCGGGCCGGTGGTGGACGAGCAGGCCTTGTATGACGCCCTGCTGCGCAAGCGCATCGGCGCGGCGGCCATCGATACCTGGTATCAGTATCCCGCCCGGCCGGACGAGGCGGCCGCGCCTTCGCGGCTGCCGTTTGCGCGGCTGGACAACGTCATCATGACGCCGCACATGTCGGCCTGGACCGACGGCACCATCGCGCGGCGCGCAAGGGCGATGGCGGCCAATGTGGATGCCTGCGTGGCGGGGCGCAAGCTGGCGCACCAGGTGCGCGGGGCGGAGCCGCGCTAG
- a CDS encoding NAD(P)/FAD-dependent oxidoreductase encodes MTDTPVHDFLIIGAGIAGASLAYRLRGRGSVLVADMESQAGYHATGRSAAMFMETYGTPTIQALTRASRHFYEHPPEGFCAHPLLAERGVLYIARDGQQHLLAQTHDALTAAGARIRKLSAADVVARVACIRADGLLGAIAEPEAMDVDANAVLQGFLKGARAGGAQFLFNAGVTGAERRAGVWHVQLANGQTARARTVVNAAGAWADRIAGLFGAAPVGLTPKRRSAFTFKAPDTADPAEVAHWPAVVGIDESFYFKPDAGQLLGSPANADPVEPHDVVAEELDVALGIDRIETATHLSIRRPTHTWAGLRSFVADGEFVIGHDPRTEGFFWLAGQGGYGIQTSPGASLLAANLLLQDPLDASLQEWRVDPRVVSPAR; translated from the coding sequence ATGACCGACACACCTGTTCACGACTTCCTGATCATCGGCGCCGGCATTGCCGGCGCCTCGCTGGCGTACCGGCTGCGCGGCCGCGGCTCGGTGCTGGTGGCCGACATGGAAAGCCAGGCGGGCTACCACGCCACGGGCCGGTCGGCGGCCATGTTCATGGAAACCTACGGCACGCCCACGATCCAGGCCCTGACGCGCGCCAGCCGGCATTTCTATGAGCACCCGCCGGAAGGATTCTGCGCGCATCCCTTGCTGGCCGAGCGCGGCGTGCTGTATATCGCCCGCGACGGCCAGCAGCATCTGCTGGCGCAGACCCACGACGCACTGACGGCGGCGGGCGCGCGCATCCGCAAGCTGTCCGCCGCCGATGTCGTGGCCCGGGTGGCATGCATCCGGGCGGACGGCCTGCTGGGCGCCATCGCCGAGCCCGAAGCAATGGACGTCGACGCCAATGCCGTCCTGCAAGGGTTTCTGAAAGGCGCGCGGGCGGGCGGCGCGCAGTTCCTGTTCAATGCCGGTGTCACGGGCGCCGAACGCCGCGCGGGTGTGTGGCATGTGCAGCTGGCGAATGGGCAAACCGCGCGGGCGCGCACGGTGGTGAACGCCGCGGGCGCCTGGGCCGACCGCATCGCCGGACTGTTCGGCGCGGCGCCGGTGGGCCTGACACCCAAGCGGCGCAGCGCCTTCACCTTCAAGGCGCCCGACACGGCCGACCCGGCCGAGGTCGCGCACTGGCCGGCCGTCGTGGGCATCGACGAGAGTTTTTATTTCAAGCCCGACGCCGGCCAGCTGCTCGGTTCGCCGGCCAATGCCGATCCGGTCGAACCGCATGACGTCGTCGCCGAAGAGCTGGACGTGGCGCTGGGCATCGACCGGATCGAAACCGCCACCCACCTGTCCATCCGCCGGCCCACGCATACCTGGGCCGGCCTGCGCTCATTCGTGGCCGATGGTGAATTCGTCATCGGCCACGATCCGCGCACCGAAGGTTTCTTCTGGCTGGCCGGACAAGGCGGCTACGGTATCCAGACCTCGCCCGGCGCCTCGCTGCTGGCGGCCAACCTGCTGCTGCAAGACCCGCTCGATGCGTCGCTGCAGGAATGGCGGGTGGATCCACGGGTGGTGTCGCCGGCGCGCTAG
- a CDS encoding MarR family winged helix-turn-helix transcriptional regulator — MAPSRKKQTTPSVDPTNLLAYRVLTLSQLLNRGIEVILDTHLGLSVRQWRVLLCVANAGPQSVQDIADFCRYDKSQVSRAVAELLDKKLVATTPSPTDGRRILVGMTAAGRSKYQRGMPLSLARQQRLASCLSPKELETFEKAMQTLIHQAEALLQEAHEARGKAR; from the coding sequence ATGGCGCCATCCCGCAAAAAACAGACAACGCCCAGCGTCGATCCGACCAACCTGCTTGCATACCGTGTGCTTACCCTCAGCCAATTGCTGAATCGCGGCATCGAGGTCATTCTGGACACGCATCTGGGCCTGTCGGTGCGCCAATGGCGCGTGTTGCTGTGCGTGGCCAATGCGGGGCCGCAGTCGGTGCAGGATATCGCCGATTTCTGCCGGTACGACAAAAGCCAGGTCAGCCGCGCGGTTGCCGAGCTGCTGGACAAGAAGCTGGTGGCAACCACGCCCAGCCCCACCGATGGGCGCCGCATCCTGGTGGGCATGACCGCGGCCGGCCGCTCGAAATACCAGCGCGGCATGCCGCTGAGCCTGGCGCGGCAGCAGCGGCTGGCCAGCTGCCTCAGCCCCAAAGAACTCGAAACCTTCGAGAAGGCCATGCAAACCCTCATTCACCAGGCCGAAGCCCTGCTGCAAGAAGCCCACGAAGCGCGCGGCAAAGCGCGCTAG
- a CDS encoding gamma-glutamyltransferase family protein, protein MPSFNGSDWTFPYTSQRMPVLAENIACTEQPLATQAALGALAAGGNAVDAAIAAGITLTVVAPCMNGIGGDVFAMVWDGRQLHGLNASGRAPQAWTPEYFSKYQAMPARGWDSVTVPGAVSGWVALSRRFGKLPFGDLFQAAIRYARDGYIVTPIVSRQWETQIADIKHIPGFVEAFAPGGHAPAPGQRFICPGQAATLEDIARTEGASFYRGALADRIAAYAQATGGAMTRADLEAHEADWVEPISMPYQDIALHEIGPNGQGIGALMALGMLDAIDAHRLPLDSTEYFHAQIEAMKLALADMQRYVADSRHMQEVDAQALLEPAYLAGRAGGIDPARACYPGPGLPLKGGTTYLTTADAGGMMVSFIQSNFKGFGSGLVVPDTGIALHNRGWGFNLVAGHPNQVGPGKRPFHTIIPGFLMRGGKPLMSFGVMGGSLQAQGHMQVAARIAHGQNPQAVIDAPRWRILEDNVTVLVEWNFPEAAVAGLRQKGHQVEVAPRFSDEFGGAQAIARLADGYAGASDHRKDGHAGGW, encoded by the coding sequence ATGCCTTCTTTCAACGGGTCCGACTGGACCTTTCCCTATACCTCGCAGCGCATGCCGGTGCTGGCCGAGAACATCGCCTGCACCGAACAGCCCCTGGCCACCCAGGCCGCCCTGGGCGCCCTGGCCGCGGGCGGCAACGCGGTCGACGCCGCGATCGCCGCCGGCATCACGCTGACCGTCGTGGCCCCGTGCATGAACGGCATCGGCGGCGATGTGTTCGCCATGGTCTGGGACGGCAGGCAGCTGCACGGCCTGAACGCCTCGGGCCGCGCGCCGCAAGCCTGGACGCCCGAATACTTCTCGAAGTATCAGGCCATGCCGGCCCGCGGCTGGGATTCGGTCACCGTGCCGGGCGCCGTGTCCGGCTGGGTGGCGCTGTCGCGGCGCTTCGGCAAGCTGCCTTTCGGCGACCTGTTCCAGGCGGCCATACGCTATGCGCGCGACGGCTATATCGTCACGCCCATCGTCAGCCGGCAATGGGAAACCCAGATCGCCGACATCAAGCACATTCCCGGATTCGTCGAGGCCTTCGCGCCCGGCGGCCACGCGCCCGCCCCGGGGCAGCGCTTCATCTGCCCGGGCCAGGCGGCCACCCTGGAAGACATCGCGCGCACCGAAGGCGCGTCGTTCTACCGCGGCGCGCTGGCCGACCGCATCGCGGCGTATGCCCAGGCTACCGGCGGCGCCATGACCCGCGCCGATCTCGAAGCGCACGAAGCCGACTGGGTCGAGCCGATATCCATGCCATACCAGGACATCGCGCTGCACGAAATCGGCCCCAACGGGCAAGGCATCGGCGCCCTGATGGCGCTGGGCATGCTGGACGCCATCGATGCGCACCGCCTGCCGCTGGACTCGACCGAGTATTTCCATGCCCAGATCGAGGCCATGAAACTGGCGCTGGCCGACATGCAGCGATACGTGGCCGACAGCCGCCACATGCAGGAAGTCGACGCCCAGGCCTTGCTGGAACCGGCTTACCTGGCCGGCCGCGCGGGCGGCATCGATCCGGCCCGCGCTTGTTATCCCGGCCCGGGCCTGCCCCTGAAAGGCGGCACCACCTACCTGACCACCGCCGACGCCGGCGGCATGATGGTGTCGTTCATTCAATCGAACTTCAAGGGCTTCGGCTCCGGGCTGGTGGTGCCGGACACCGGCATCGCCCTGCACAACCGCGGCTGGGGCTTCAATCTGGTCGCGGGCCATCCCAACCAGGTGGGCCCGGGCAAGCGCCCGTTCCACACCATCATTCCGGGTTTCCTGATGCGCGGCGGCAAGCCGCTGATGAGCTTCGGCGTCATGGGCGGTTCACTGCAAGCCCAGGGGCACATGCAGGTGGCCGCGCGCATCGCGCACGGGCAGAATCCGCAGGCCGTCATCGACGCGCCGCGCTGGCGCATTCTTGAAGATAACGTCACCGTGCTGGTGGAATGGAATTTTCCCGAAGCGGCGGTGGCCGGGCTGCGCCAGAAGGGCCACCAGGTCGAGGTCGCGCCGCGCTTTTCCGACGAATTCGGCGGGGCGCAGGCCATCGCCAGGCTGGCCGACGGCTATGCGGGCGCGTCCGACCACCGCAAAGACGGCCACGCGGGCGGCTGGTAG
- a CDS encoding Bug family tripartite tricarboxylate transporter substrate binding protein yields MTRLTGSARVVRGIFQCLLGLGLSAGMAAAHAQAGFPDKPVHLLVPAPPGGAGDTSARAIARHMAQTLGQQVVVENKPGAAATIGFRSLASSAPDGYTIGLVPVAGTAIATVTYKDLPDIGRDFAIVAGIADAPHVLVVPASLGIKDVKGLLALLKSRPDYYNYASQGAGSLSHIESAVFLAEAGASATHVPYKGSSEAIPGLISGATSMMFDSVSSVLPHVRAGRLVALATAASSRVPQLPQVPTMAELGYDLKADNAFVLLAPAGTPPDALQVLTEAVRKAVENPEVIATLENTGIVAKFTAPNAFGAVIGQEFALWPGLAKNLLQPSR; encoded by the coding sequence ATGACCAGGTTGACCGGCAGTGCCAGAGTTGTACGGGGAATATTCCAATGCTTGCTGGGCCTGGGGTTGTCGGCCGGCATGGCGGCGGCGCATGCGCAGGCAGGGTTTCCCGATAAGCCGGTCCACCTGCTGGTGCCGGCGCCGCCGGGCGGCGCCGGAGACACCTCGGCCCGCGCCATTGCCCGCCACATGGCCCAGACCCTGGGCCAGCAGGTCGTGGTCGAGAACAAGCCGGGCGCCGCGGCCACCATCGGCTTCAGAAGCCTGGCCAGCTCGGCGCCCGACGGCTATACCATCGGCCTGGTGCCCGTGGCGGGCACGGCCATCGCCACCGTCACCTATAAAGACCTGCCCGACATTGGCCGCGATTTCGCCATCGTGGCCGGTATTGCCGACGCCCCGCACGTGCTGGTGGTGCCGGCATCGCTGGGCATCAAAGACGTCAAGGGCCTGCTGGCGTTGCTGAAAAGCCGGCCCGATTATTACAACTATGCCTCGCAGGGCGCCGGCTCGCTGTCGCACATCGAATCGGCGGTGTTTCTGGCCGAGGCCGGCGCATCGGCCACCCACGTGCCCTACAAAGGCAGTTCCGAAGCGATCCCGGGCCTGATCAGCGGCGCCACCAGCATGATGTTCGACAGCGTGTCGTCGGTGCTGCCCCATGTGCGCGCGGGCAGGCTCGTGGCGCTGGCCACCGCGGCCAGCAGCCGCGTGCCGCAGCTGCCCCAGGTGCCCACCATGGCAGAGCTGGGCTACGACCTGAAGGCCGACAACGCCTTCGTGCTGCTGGCGCCCGCCGGCACGCCGCCCGATGCCCTGCAGGTGTTGACCGAAGCCGTGCGCAAAGCGGTGGAAAACCCGGAAGTCATCGCCACGCTGGAAAACACCGGCATCGTTGCCAAGTTCACCGCGCCCAATGCGTTCGGCGCCGTCATCGGCCAGGAATTCGCCTTGTGGCCGGGCCTGGCCAAGAACCTGCTGCAGCCGTCCCGCTGA
- a CDS encoding YXWGXW repeat-containing protein — protein sequence MNTFQRLSATLLATGMLLAAAAAPRPALADVSISIGVNAWGEPPPPFPAYSQPMIPGPGYIWTPGYWAVNHHGYYWVPGAWVLPPFTGALWTPGYWAFFGNVYQWHPGYWGHQVGYYGGINYGFGYFGTGYHGGYWKRDRFYYNREVNNINVTRITNVYSRKVEVRHDDHRRISYHGGKGGIQRRPNKHEIAVQREHERYQAARDADRRKRDAMHDRQQHQQAQRRDDAQRQQQEQRQRQDAQRQQQDQRQRQDAQRQQQDQRQRQDAQRQQQDQRQRQDAQRQQQEQRQRQDAQRQQQQQRQRQEAQRQQQEQRQRQDAQRQQQEQRQRQDAQRQQQQQRQRQEAQRQQQQQQARQRQQAEQRQQQARQQQARQQQDMRRQQQAQRVDRGSGGGDHGNRGGRDN from the coding sequence ATGAACACATTCCAACGACTGTCCGCCACGCTGCTGGCCACGGGGATGCTGCTGGCCGCAGCCGCCGCGCCCCGCCCCGCGCTGGCCGACGTTTCCATCAGCATCGGCGTGAACGCCTGGGGCGAACCGCCGCCGCCTTTCCCCGCGTATAGCCAGCCCATGATCCCGGGTCCCGGCTACATCTGGACGCCCGGCTACTGGGCGGTGAACCACCACGGCTACTACTGGGTGCCGGGCGCCTGGGTGCTGCCGCCCTTTACGGGCGCGCTCTGGACACCCGGCTACTGGGCGTTCTTCGGCAATGTCTACCAATGGCACCCGGGCTACTGGGGCCACCAGGTGGGCTATTACGGCGGCATCAACTACGGCTTCGGCTACTTCGGCACCGGCTACCACGGCGGCTACTGGAAACGCGACCGCTTCTACTACAACCGCGAAGTGAACAACATCAACGTCACGCGCATCACCAACGTCTACAGCCGCAAGGTAGAGGTCAGGCACGACGACCACCGCCGCATCAGCTATCACGGCGGCAAGGGCGGTATCCAGCGCCGCCCCAACAAGCACGAGATCGCCGTCCAGCGCGAACACGAGCGCTACCAGGCCGCGCGCGACGCCGACCGCCGCAAGCGCGACGCCATGCATGACCGCCAGCAACACCAACAGGCGCAGCGCCGCGATGACGCGCAGCGGCAGCAGCAAGAGCAGCGCCAGCGGCAAGACGCGCAGCGCCAGCAGCAAGACCAACGCCAGCGGCAGGACGCGCAACGCCAGCAGCAAGACCAACGCCAGCGGCAGGACGCGCAGCGCCAGCAGCAAGATCAACGCCAGCGGCAGGATGCGCAGCGCCAGCAGCAAGAGCAGCGCCAGCGGCAGGACGCGCAGCGCCAGCAGCAACAACAGCGCCAGCGGCAGGAAGCGCAACGGCAGCAGCAAGAGCAACGCCAGCGGCAGGACGCGCAGCGCCAGCAGCAAGAGCAACGCCAGCGGCAGGACGCGCAGCGCCAGCAGCAACAACAGCGCCAGCGGCAGGAAGCGCAACGGCAGCAGCAACAGCAGCAGGCCAGGCAGCGCCAGCAGGCGGAGCAACGCCAGCAACAGGCCCGTCAGCAGCAGGCCCGCCAGCAGCAGGACATGCGGCGCCAGCAGCAGGCCCAGCGCGTGGACCGCGGCTCTGGCGGCGGCGATCACGGCAACCGGGGCGGCCGCGACAACTGA